Below is a window of Anaerolineales bacterium DNA.
GGATCGGCTCGAGGGCGATGGCGGCGAAGGTGAACAGCCAATCCAAGCGATTGTTCGCCGGTGTTGGATCGTCAGAATCGGCGACGGCCTCTATGGCGACATTCTCCTGGGGCGCGTCCCAAGGCACATTCCAATCATACGTGACCCCAGGGGAGAACGTCTTGCGCAACTCGGCCACTCGCCTCCCGCCGACCAACACCACCAAGGGAACATCTTCCGCCATGGCCAGCCCGGTGTTTTGGATCCGGACGACAAGGGTGACGCTCGTCTCATCGCCCTCGGCCCGAATCCCGGCCACCCGCATGTCGGCCGGGCCCTGACGTCCCAGACCGTAGGCCGGGATCTCGTCGAGGTTGATAGTGGAAACCGCCGGTATGAATCCATGGCTTCGGGCGATTTCGACTGCTCGAAATGCCATTCCGGGGTTGTCCGGCGGGGCATAGTCCAAGGCCAGGACGGGCAAGCCCGTCTGCTCATGAAGCTCAATCATTGTGGTGATCTCGTCGGAGTTGTCCGTGTTGACGTATTCCTCCTTGTCGAAGTCGTACGTCGTCGAGACATCCTCGAACATCACGCCATCGAGATCGCTGGCCAATTCCGGCACCAGGCCGAAGCCCCGGTTCTGCAAAATCAGCGCCTCCGGGAAGGCCTGCCGCAATCCTTTGATCGTGGCGATCATCCCTTGCCGGGTCTGTGGATAGGCGTCGACCGTGTCCACGGTATCCAGGAATACACCATCGAAGCCCTTCTGGATGAAATCTCCTGTCAGGCTGACCATCAGGCGCTGCCATCCAGGTTGGTTTGCGTCGACGAAGTACGAACCCCAGTTCTTGTTCAAGCCAAGCAGCCAGCGCGGATCCACACGCCCGTCGGTGTACCACGGCCGGCCCGGTTCGGCCTCTCCGATGCTCAGATAGGCAACCACCAAGGTCCCCCGCCTTCTGAGCTGGCGAATCTCCGCCTCCGAGAGCGTCTCAGGCTGGACGATCGCCAGGTCAAACCGTGACAGGGCGTCGGCCTGTCCCTGACCATAGTACACAATGTAGTCGTCGACGGACTTGATCCGGGAGCGCGCAGATACCGGCGCCCCGCCGCGAGCACAGCCAAGAAGGAACCAGGCAGCCACGACTGCAAGAAGAGTGGCTTGGTGTCTCGGGCTCACCGGATCTCCTCTGGCAGGCAGCCTCGGTTACCGCTTCACGCCGGTGAGGGCAATGCCTTCAATGAACTGCTTCTGGGCGACCAAGAACACCAACAAGAGCGGCAAGATACTGGTCAGCGCGCCGGCCATCAGGACCGTGTACTTGCCTCCCAGGATGAGCTGCTGCTGGAAGAAGGCCAGCCCGACGGTCAGGGTGGTGTTGGGAACGCCAGGCAGGTAGATCAAGGGATGGAGCAGGTCATTCCATGCACCCTGAAAGGTGAAGATTGCCAGCGCCGCCAGGGCGGGCTTGGCCAACGGCAAGTACACCTTCCAGAAGATCTGGAACAGCGAGGCACCATCGATCCGGGAGGCGTCCACGAGTTCGCGTGGGACCGTCAGGAAGTATTGCCTCAACAGGAACGTCCCAAAAGCCCCACCCCAGAACGCCGGCAGCCAAAGGGGGACGGCCGTGCCGATCAGGTGCAGCCACTTGAAGATGATGAAGTTCGGGATCAAGGTTACCTGCGCCGGGATCATGAGCGTGACCAACAACAGCGTGAAGAGGAGATCGCGTCCACGGAAATGGACAACGGCAAAGCAGAAGGCAGCCATGGCACAGGTGAGGATCTGGCCGGCCGTGATCAGCAGGCTGATGTAAGTGCTGTTGAAGAACAAGTTCGGGTAACCGATATCGACGGCGAAGAGGGCCTGGAAGTTCTGCAGCGTGGGAGTCGGAGGGATGAGGCTATGGCCGAACTGGTCCGCCGGCAGCTTAAAGGAGGTCGAGACCATCCACAGGAATGGACCGAGCATGAGGATCGCCCCCAGGACCAGGACGCTGTAGGTCACGATGTCAAGGAGCAGCTTCTGGCGCTGCAGCGTCATGGGCTTCCTATTCATAGAAGACGTACCGCCGTTCAAGCCAGAAGTAGAGCCCCATCAGGGCGATCACCAGAATGGCCAGTTCGATCGCCTGGGCGCTGGCCCCGCCATAGTTGAAGAAGTTCCAGGCATTGCGGTAGATCGAGTAGACGATCACCGGGAAGCTGCTGTCCCCTTGCCCCCGACGGGTCAGCATGTAGATATAGTCGTACGCCTGGAAGGCGTTGATGGTGGCGATGATGGTCATGAAGAAGATGCTAGGCGTAATCAGGGGAAGGGTGATGCGGAAGAACTTGCGCACCTCGTTCGCCCCATCGATGGCGGCCGCCTCGTAGTATTCGCGAGGAATGGCCGTGAGACCGGCGAGGAAGATGATCATGCCTTCCCCGATGGCGCCCCACACGTTGACGATGAGCACCGAAGTCAGGATGTGGTCCGAGCAGATCCAGCACAGCCTGCTCCCGCCGAAGACTCCGATGATGGCATTGAGGATCCCGGTGTCCTTGGCAAAGATCATGTTCCAGACCAGGGCCGCCGCCACGGCGGAGGTTACGGCCGGGAGGAAGTAGATCGTCCGGAAGGCGCCCAGGCCCCGGATCTTGCGGTTCAGGAGAATCGCCACAAGCAGAGAGACAACGATAACGCTGGGGACGTAGAGGGCACTGAACTTGAAGGTGTTGAGCAACGCGCGGGAGAACTTTTGGTCGGTGAACAGGGCCACGTAGTTGCTCAGGCCGGTCCATTGCGGCGGTGTGAGCAAGTCCCATTTGGTGAAGCTCAGGACGAGCGTGGCAAGAATCGAACCGAGCACCCCGAAAGTCAAGCCGATCAGTGTCGGCGTGAGCATCAACCACAGTGTGAGACGCTCACGCCCCTTGGGCTTGAGTCCGGCTTCCATGAGTTCTCCGAGCCACGTCCTTCTTGGCGGCCTCCCCTCCCTCCGCGACCGGAGGAAGGGGAGGCAACGGCTTGCGGACGGACTACTTGTTCTTGGACAACACTTCGTCGGCCGCCTTGACGATCTCGTCGAGGGTCGCGTTGAGCTCCGCCTCGCCGGTCCAGATCGGGATCATCCCGTCGCCGACCGCCGCCGACCACTCATCATAGCCTTTGAAGACCGGCTTCATGTGGGCGAAGGCCAGCGAGTCGAGGAATGCCTGCTGGTTGATGGTGGTGCCCTGCTGCTCCAGGAACACCGGGCTCTCGGCGACTGACTTGAGCACGGGAATGGCGAACCCGAGCTCGGTGAGACGCGTCTGCCCACTCTGGCTCAGCACAAACTTGATGAACTCAAAGGCTTCTTCGGGGTGCTCGGAGGCTTCCGCCACCACAAATCCGGCACTATTGACGCTGGTGGCCGATCCTGCCGGTCCTTTCGGCATGGGCGCAACGTCCCACTGGAAGTTCGCGGCGTTATACCCCGGCACAGCCCAGTGGCCTATCGGCGTCATGGCGGCGATGCCGGCCTGGAATAGGTCCAGGCCATAAGAAGCAGCCGTGTTGACGTCAGGCATGGATTTGTCCTGGAACATCATGTCATGGAAGACCTGCCACGCCTGGCGTGCCGCCGGCTCCCCGATCAGGGTTTGGGTGTGATCGGCCGAGAGGATGTCTCCACCATGGGCCCAGATGGCCGAGCTCCATGCCAGCTCCATATCCCACAGGTCGGCCGTGAAGCCGTACTGGTCGGCTACCCCATCGCCATTGGTGTCCATAGTGAGATCCTTGGAAGCTTGGCGCAGATCGTCGTACGTCCAATCAGCGGTCGGGTAGGCAACTCCAGCCTTGTCGAACATGTCCTTGTTGTAGAAGAGCACAATTGTCTGGAAGTCGCGTGGCAGGCCGAAGTAGCCACCGGCCGTCTTGTAGGCTTCGAGGGTCTGAGGATACACGCCCTGCAGCATGTCGGGGTTCGCGTCGACGTAGGGCTGCAGGTTCTTGAGCACACCGCGCGTCTGGTAGTCGAGGTAGTAGGGAGCGTCCATGGCGAACAGATCGGGCGGCGTCCCGGCAGCCAGCATGGTCTTCAACTTCTCCCAGTAGGCCGTCCAGTCCGACACCTCGACGTTTACCTTGATACCCGGATTCTGGGCCTGGAATTCGTCGACGATCGCGTTCCATACGGCGAGCTCCTCCGGCGCTCCCCACAACATGAATTTCAGCTCCACCGCTTCGGCGGCAGGCTGCCCGCCCTCCGAGGGAACGGCTTCCGGAGGGGTCTGGCCGCCACATCCTGAGAGCAGAAGGGCGGCGATCAACAGAACTGGGAAGAGCATCTTCTTCATCGTGCATCTCCTTTCAACTGAGCCGGACGACGGAATCCAAATTGTGCGGTTTGTCTGGATCAAGGCCCTTGCT
It encodes the following:
- a CDS encoding endo alpha-1,4 polygalactosaminidase, translating into MSPRHQATLLAVVAAWFLLGCARGGAPVSARSRIKSVDDYIVYYGQGQADALSRFDLAIVQPETLSEAEIRQLRRRGTLVVAYLSIGEAEPGRPWYTDGRVDPRWLLGLNKNWGSYFVDANQPGWQRLMVSLTGDFIQKGFDGVFLDTVDTVDAYPQTRQGMIATIKGLRQAFPEALILQNRGFGLVPELASDLDGVMFEDVSTTYDFDKEEYVNTDNSDEITTMIELHEQTGLPVLALDYAPPDNPGMAFRAVEIARSHGFIPAVSTINLDEIPAYGLGRQGPADMRVAGIRAEGDETSVTLVVRIQNTGLAMAEDVPLVVLVGGRRVAELRKTFSPGVTYDWNVPWDAPQENVAIEAVADSDDPTPANNRLDWLFTFAAIALEPILPFDQQQHRPSNNGPELHASRMLTPPMIDGDLAEWADFPCIVVDRQDQVSFGESSQWGGPSDLSARVCYGWDPETVYIGFRVRDDAIVQENTGGNLWRGDHVELWFDTQLQLDFDSMQAGEDDYQIGISPGDFAAVPPGFFIFTPPTLSEDYSGVVQYAVVKTRDGYAGEARIPWAVLKGLRLAPGHTIGATFEPSDTDTAGSDEQEMMMSTAPRSSGEWGNPTLWNNLLMQE
- a CDS encoding carbohydrate ABC transporter permease, translating into MNRKPMTLQRQKLLLDIVTYSVLVLGAILMLGPFLWMVSTSFKLPADQFGHSLIPPTPTLQNFQALFAVDIGYPNLFFNSTYISLLITAGQILTCAMAAFCFAVVHFRGRDLLFTLLLVTLMIPAQVTLIPNFIIFKWLHLIGTAVPLWLPAFWGGAFGTFLLRQYFLTVPRELVDASRIDGASLFQIFWKVYLPLAKPALAALAIFTFQGAWNDLLHPLIYLPGVPNTTLTVGLAFFQQQLILGGKYTVLMAGALTSILPLLLVFLVAQKQFIEGIALTGVKR
- a CDS encoding sugar ABC transporter permease, with translation MEAGLKPKGRERLTLWLMLTPTLIGLTFGVLGSILATLVLSFTKWDLLTPPQWTGLSNYVALFTDQKFSRALLNTFKFSALYVPSVIVVSLLVAILLNRKIRGLGAFRTIYFLPAVTSAVAAALVWNMIFAKDTGILNAIIGVFGGSRLCWICSDHILTSVLIVNVWGAIGEGMIIFLAGLTAIPREYYEAAAIDGANEVRKFFRITLPLITPSIFFMTIIATINAFQAYDYIYMLTRRGQGDSSFPVIVYSIYRNAWNFFNYGGASAQAIELAILVIALMGLYFWLERRYVFYE
- a CDS encoding sugar ABC transporter substrate-binding protein, with protein sequence MKKMLFPVLLIAALLLSGCGGQTPPEAVPSEGGQPAAEAVELKFMLWGAPEELAVWNAIVDEFQAQNPGIKVNVEVSDWTAYWEKLKTMLAAGTPPDLFAMDAPYYLDYQTRGVLKNLQPYVDANPDMLQGVYPQTLEAYKTAGGYFGLPRDFQTIVLFYNKDMFDKAGVAYPTADWTYDDLRQASKDLTMDTNGDGVADQYGFTADLWDMELAWSSAIWAHGGDILSADHTQTLIGEPAARQAWQVFHDMMFQDKSMPDVNTAASYGLDLFQAGIAAMTPIGHWAVPGYNAANFQWDVAPMPKGPAGSATSVNSAGFVVAEASEHPEEAFEFIKFVLSQSGQTRLTELGFAIPVLKSVAESPVFLEQQGTTINQQAFLDSLAFAHMKPVFKGYDEWSAAVGDGMIPIWTGEAELNATLDEIVKAADEVLSKNK